DNA from Corallococcus soli:
TCCTCCTCCGTCGATGCGGGGATGGGGCCTGCTCGCCTCCCGGTGCGACCGTCGGCCTCTCAGCCCTTCGGCGGCGGCGCGGCGAGCGGCTGGTAGGTACCGAAGCTCCAGATGTTCCCCTCGGGGTCGAGCGCGCTGAAGTCCCGCGAGCCGTACTCGGTGTCGTGGAGGTCCATGAGGATGCTGGCGCCCGCGGCCTTCGCTCGCGCGCAGAGCGCATCCGGGTCGGTGACGACGACGTAGATGCCCTGGTTCTTCGCGGGCACCTGCTTCGACGTCGCCATCTTCATCCGGTTCGCGGTGTCCGCGCCGCCGAACATGACGAGCCCGTGGCCCAGCGTCA
Protein-coding regions in this window:
- a CDS encoding VOC family protein, with amino-acid sequence MSTPLPSLYPFLRYEDPEAALRFLKQAFGFEERAVYRSPAGALAHVELTLGHGLVMFGGADTANRMKMATSKQVPAKNQGIYVVVTDPDALCARAKAAGASILMDLHDTEYGSRDFSALDPEGNIWSFGTYQPLAAPPPKG